The window TTCCTTAATCAGGAAGAAGTCAGCAGGGCACAGTCAACCATCAATGCAAAAACAGATCTAGGCTGGGGAAATTCCACTTCCTCGCTGCGCTGGAATCACATCTATAATAACAAGCTGTTCTCTAATACAACTCTGCTCTACAGCTACTATAAGTTCTATTTGAATGATGATTTTAGCAGGAGTGGTACTAATCCCGAAAATTTATATTCAAGTTTTAAGTCTTCTGTTACCGATTATGCCCTCAAAACTGATTTTGATTATTATTGGTCCAATACGCATAGCCTGAAATTTGGCGCAACTGCAGTTCACCACACTTATAAGCCAAGATCGTATGCCTCCAGAAGTGATTCCGACAGTAACGAAGAGAGCGTTCAGCAATACAACAATCAGGAACTGGGCGCTTATCTGGAGGATACTTGGCAGCCGCTAAGCAAACTGTCTGTGAATGCAGGCTTGCGCCTGAATGCCCTGATATCTCCCCAACAGCACTACATTTTGGCAGAGCCCAGGCTTATGGCAGAGTATGAGGTGTTCTGGAGAATTAAGGTTCAGGGCGCTTATGCAAGAGTTAACCAGTTTGTGCATTTACTCTCCAATACTGGCATGGGTCTCTCTACTGATCTGTGGGTGCCCGCAACGGAGCAGGCTCCACCTGAACAGGCCGATCAGGTATCCATAGGAGCTTCAAAATCTTTTAAGGGTAGTGGCGGGCTAAGTTTATCTGTGGAGAGCTATCGAAGGTATCTGCGGAATATTGTTGCCTATACCGAAGGAGCCAACTTTTTGGTGATTTCAGAAGGAGCCAGCGAAGTTAACTGGGAAGATAATATTACTATAGGCAAGGGGTTGGCTTACGGAACAGAAGTCTTGCTGCGAAAAAGCAGGGGCAAGCTTAATGGCTGGATTGGCTACACCCTTTCCTGGACTATCCACCAGTTTGATGAACTCAATTATGGAAAACGCTTTTACCCCAGGCAGGACAGTCGGCATAACATTTCCATTGTAGGCACTTATGAGCTTTCGCCTAAAGTAAAACTTTCTGCCAGCTGGGTGTATGGTACGGGTAATGCCTTAACAGTTCCCAAAGCCTACTACTATGGAAATTACGGTGTCCAGGTCTATGCAAGGCCGGTGATGTCACCGGATGGTGCAATCTTCAGGTTTGAATCTGAACAGATTGCAAGAGTGCCTTATTATGGATCCAGGAATAGCTTCAGGGCAGAAGCCTATCATCGTTTAGATCTTGCTGTTCAGGTGCACAAGCAAAAGGAAAAGTGGGAGCGGTATTGGGAGTTTGGCCTGTTCAATGCCTATAGCCGAAAAAACCCCTTTTACTATTACCTGGAAGCTACCAATACCTATGATCAGAATCATAAACCCACAGGCCAAAAAATAGAACTTAAGAAAAAGTCTCTCTTTCCAGTCCTGCCTTCCATTAGTTACAATTTTAAATTTTGATATGCGAAAATATATGTTGCTACCGCTGGTGTTTGTGCTTGGGCTATCGGGCTGCGATAGCGGAGTTGAAATGGAGGACATAGCAACAGAAGAATTGTATGCCGTAAGTTCATGGGTTTCTCCCCAGGATACGCTTCTGCAAGTATATCTTTTTAAGGCAAATAGGATAGGAACAGTTGCCAGGTGGGACTCGGCACAGGTGAAGAATGCTTTGGTGCTTATATCTGACGGAACCAAAACAGATACACTCCTCTTCAATCCGGAAAAGGGGCGGTACGAGAGCAAGCCCAGGCACCTGCAAATAGAACCTTTGAATCAGTACGATTTGAAAATACTAACTCCTTCGGATATCTTACTGGAAGCAAGCTGCAGCATTCCGCCCACCCCGGCAATGCCCGTGGTAGCCGGGGTAAGAGCAGGAGATGATTATAGTTTTACAATTAGGACGGCGAATATTCTGGAGCATCAATATTTCTCCTTAATAACCTTTGCAAAAGGTATGGTGGAATTTGAAGATCCCCGCTTCGGAACCCAGAGGTATAACATACATGCAAGATTTTTGAATGAGCCCGCATTCCCGGCAGAAAAAGGAGCTCATTTGGACCAGTATAATGGTATTGTTTCCAGAGCCTACAGTGCAGAAAACCCGAGGCTATTTGTTTCACTCCAATATCTGGAAGAGGGTTTATACAAGTATCTTCGAAATTATCAACGATATGACCACTGGCAGAGCAACAACACAGGCGCCCTCTTCCCCAATTTTCAGGAACCCCAGCCTCTCTATTCAAACATAAAGGGAGGCGTAGGCATCTTCGCCGGCTATAACCAGGCTACTATTGAGGTAGAAATTCAGCAATAAACCCATCGCACCAACAAGCCTTTCTATTTATAACAACAGTAGCCTCGATGCAGGCATCGACGTGGTAGCAGTCAACGCAGCTGCAGTTATTTAATTCTGATTAACCTAAAGCCACATCCAGGATCATCATCAGGGTAAAGCCGCAGAGCGCACCCAGGGTAGCCAGATTTTTGTCTTTTTCCATCTGGGCAGAGGGGATTAGCTCTTCTACCACCACATAGATCATGGCGCCTGCGGCAAAGGCAAGGCTGTAGGGGAGGATGGGCTGTATGGCAATTACCATCCACGCACCAAGCACACCTGCAATAGGCTCAACGGCGCCGCTCAGCTGACCATACCAGAAGGCCCTTCTGCGTGTGTAGCCCTCTCGCCGGAGCGGTACGGCAACTGAGGTACCCTCTGGAAAATTTTGCAGTCCTATGCCAATGGCCAGGGCGATGGCACCACCAATGGTAGCACCCTCAAAATTACCTGCAGCAGCACCGAAGGCTACGCCAACGGCTAGTCCCTCGGGGATGTTATGTAAAGTAATGGCAAGTACTAAAAGAATGCTGCGCCTTAGGCTGGATTGGGGGCCTTCCTCTTTTTCGAGGCCGGGGTGGAGGTGTGGCAAAACCTTGTTGATCAGCCCAACAAAAAGACCGCCTGCCATAAAACCAACGGCAGCGGGAAACCAGCTGGCGGTATCGCCATTTTGCTCCGATAAACGGATGGCGGGTGCCAGCAGCGACCAGTAGCTGGCGGCTATCATCACCCCGGCTGCAAAACCCAGCATCAGGTTCATCACGCGGTGCGCAACCCTGTTAAAGAAAAATACCAGCGAAGCTCCTAAGGCTGTAACTGCCCAGGTAAAGAGGGTGGCCAGCAGGGCCTGTAAGACTGGAGATAGTTCCCTGAACCAATCCGGAATAGACATGCCTGAATCTTTTTGCTATAAGCAACAGCTAAACATCAGAATTGTCTATTTATTTTTATCGCTGCTGTAATCGCCCCTGCGAATAGACTGGATAAATTTGGCCCAGTTCAGGGGATTAAAGAAAGGATTGGTACGGTAGAAATTGCGGTTATGGGTATCCATGATCTGCTGCTGCGAATACCGTTTGTAGTTCTCACTGCCGTCCATGGGCATGTCCTGCATCATCATGGCCAGCAGGTTGGCGTTCATGTTGCGCTTCAGCAGATCTTCCTCCTCTTCCTTAGGCAGGTCCATAGATATAATGGCCTGCTTGAACAGCTGTTCCGTAGGGTACGGAAAAATAGTAAGTTCCGGCAGATAGGTTGTATCCGGCGATAGCTCAACCACAATGGTAATGGCATCGCCTACATTATTGGGAATCTTAAAATGCTGTTTGCGGTAGCCCAGGTAGCTGATCACCACACTATCGCCCACCAGCACAGGCATGCTGAAAAAACCGAGCATGTTGGTAACAGTACCACGGCCGGCTTTCGGTACATACACATGCACGCCTGGTAAGCTGGAGGTAGTGTCGTCTGTAGCCAGTACAATACCCGAAAACTGCACTATTGGTGCTTTTCGCTGGGCCAGCACCGGGAGGCTAAACAAGCCAAGTACCAGCAACAGCATCAACGAACAGAGATACGATTTCCGCTTTGCGCGCACGCCTGTATGGTTAGTTTGTACCAAGTTACGTTAAGTTCTAAAAAGAAAATAATAAATTTACCTTAAAGTAGGTTCCACAAAAGAAGCCTTTTTTGTTCTAACAAAGCATGCGACTTAAAAATTTCAGTATACAGTTTGGCGCCCAGATCTTTAAGGCCGTATCCGATGAGGCCCGGCTTCGTATACTACATTTACTTTACCGAAACAAAGAAATGTGTATATCAGACCTGGAGCTTACCCTGGATTTTACCCAAACCAAAACGTCGCGGCACATCAATTATTTGAAGAACGCAGGTCTGTTAAGCTTTCGTAAGGAAGAATTATATATTTTCTACTTTGTTAAGGAAGAAATGGAAGATATCGTTCGCCAGCTAATAGAATTACTGGAGAAAGATCCTGTGCTGAAGCGCGATCTGGAAGTTTACCAGATTCTCCACTCCAACCGCGAACTTGCCGTAAATAAATTGCAGCGTCGTCGCTGGATGGGCCTCCCCCAATAATATTTTGAAGACTATGCGTCCGCTAAAAACAACATACAAGTATTTATTCTTCGATCTGGACCATACCCTCTGGGACCATAATGCTAATTCAGAAGAAACCCTTAGAGAACTTTATCAGAAATATAGCCTGGAGCAAATCGGAAATTTCTGTTCCGATTCTTTCTGCCAGACCTTCGATACGATTAATAGGCAGCTGTGGTCGCTGAACGAAGCAGGAGAGATGGGGCGTGAAGAACTAAGGAGCCAGCGTTTTGTGCGGGTGCTGGAAGCCCTGGGCAGCACCTCTCATCCTGAATGGGTAACGGTGGGTTTAGACCGCGACTATATGAGTATTTGCCCTGCTAAACCCGGTCTCCTGCCTTATGCCCGCGAAGTACTGGAGTATTGCCATAAGCGCTTTCCCATGTATGTACTTACCAACGGATTCAGCGATGTGCAGGACATTAAGCTAAAGGCTGCGGGCATCGAGCACTTTTTCGACGGTATTTATACGGCCGAAGATGCAGGCGCTGCAAAGCCCAGTACCATTTTTTTTGATTATGTGCTGAAGAAAATAAACGCAAAGCCCCAGGATTGCCTGATGGTAGGCGATAACCTGAAGGCAGATATCATAGGTGCTGCTTCAGCAGGAATCGACAGTGTGTTTTACAATCCATATAGGCGAAAATATAATATTCCTGTTCAGCGGGATATTCACTGCCTTAGCGAATTGCTGAAAATACTTTAAGCAACCGGCTGACATAGACTGCAGCTTCAGCAAAGTCCGGCCTGCCTAACAACATGCTGTTATACCATCCTGCTGTACTTTGCTGATGATCAGGACCAATTCCGTTAAGTATCCGTCATATAGTTGCGAAGTATAGCGCAGGTGGTTTATATGATATGCCGTGGCGGTATCTGTTTGAACAACAGACGTTTTGTTTGTTTCTGTGCAGTATTTCTTTGAAAATATAGGGACGGGCAATGTTGATTTTACTAGCTTTATCTTTAATTTGAATGTAGTCTAAGAATTATCTTGTAAGCTTTTGAAAATCAAGGCTCTTTTTGGGTGTATGTTGCTGTGGCTCTTTTTTTTGCCTGCCCTTGGGCAGCATCAAAAAAAGTTCGAGGATATAGAGCGCCGTTTGATAAAGGCAAAGAAAGATACGCTCTACATAGATAACCTGAATGTACTAAGTAATGAGTATGCTATTTCTGGCGGCAAAGATCCATTACCGCTGGCCAGAAAAGCCCTGCATCTGGCTGATAGCCTCAACTACCTGCGCGGGCAGGGCGTTGCCAACATGAACCTGGCCATTATTTATGATACCCGCGGCAATTACCACCAGGCACTCGAGCATTACCTGATCAGCTTACGGCAGCTGCGCCAGGTAAACAATGAAGATTACCTCTCGCAGCTGCTGCAAAACCTTGGCCTTTTTTACGGAACCCAGGGCAATTACCGCAAGGCCATTGAGGTAACCAAGCAGGCTGCGGACCTCACCTATAAAAATCATGGCGAAAAAGGTTCCAGTTATTGCTGGAGTAACTTAGGCTTTTATTATACCGAAGCAGCCGAATATGACAGCGCCCTTTACTTTACCCTCAAGGCCTATGAAACCCTGAAGACCGATAAAGACACAGCCGGCCTGGCCGATGTATTTTACAACTTAGGCAATATTGCCTGGAGGGCCGATGAGAATGCCACAAAAGCATTGAATCACTGCCTGCAGGCACTTGAGTATTATCAGAAGCCTCCCTTTGAGGCAGAGGCTTACATAGCATGCAAGGCGTTTGTAGGGTTTCTGTACCTGCAGCTGAACGATCATGCCATGGCAGAGCACTACCTGCAGGAATCGCTTCGCGATGCCCAAAAGAACCAGTATCGTTTTCTGATGAAAAACATATACAGCTGGCAGTCCCGGCTTTATGCCGATATGCAGGTGTGGGATAAGGCTTACGATACACACATGAGATTCTTTCAGCTGCATGATTCGATTTTCAGCGAACACTCTGCAAACAGGGTAGAGCAGTTTAAAGCAGAATATGAACTGGAAACCCGCGAAGCCAATATAGAGCTGCTTAAAAAGAGTAAGATTATTCAGGAAGATGAACTGGAACGGCAAATGCTCTACCGCAACAGCTTTATGGCATTATTTGCCCTGTTTTTGCTAATAACAGGGGTTTTGTACAAGAGCAATACCATAAAGAACCGCACCAACAAGCTTCTGACAGAGCAAAAGCGGGAAATAGAAGAAAAGAATAAGGCCATACTGCAGCAAAACCTGCTCCTGGAAGAGCAGCAAAAAGCAATTGCATCGCAGGCACAGAACTTAAACAGGGCAAACCATCAGATTAACAGGCAGCGCCAAGCCATTGAGCAAACTGCGCAGGACCTAAGCTCCAGCCTCAGCTACGCCAGCCGCATTCAGCATGCCATGATGCCACGCCCGGTAGAGCTTAAGGCAGCACTGCCCGACTCATTTATCTGGCTGAACCCCAGGGATATTGTAAGTGGTGATTTTTACTGGTTTACCCAGCTTGGCCATAAGGTGTTTTTGGCAGCCATAGATTGTACCGGACATGGCGTGCCGGGTGCATTTCTCTCCCTGATTGGCGATGTATACCTGAACCAGGCCATTTTGCAGGAGAATATTCAGGATGCTGGCAAAATACTTGATCACCTGCACGAAAATGTGCGCCGCACCCTGAACCAGGAGGTAAGCTACAGCCAGGATGGTATGGAGGTAGGCATGTGTGTGATTGACCTGAAATTCAGGGAGATTGAATTTGCCGGTGCCCGTAACAGTTTATACTACTGTCAGGGCGGAGAGGTGCACAAAATAGGGGGCGACAGAATGTTCATTGGCGGCCTGAACAGAACCAGCTTTTCCGGCTTTACCACCCATAAGTTTGCGCTCGATCAGCCTGCCTCATTTTACCTAAGTACCGATGGCGTACGGGATCAGTTCGGAGGCGAGCAGGATAAAAAATTTGGTGAAAAAAGAATCCTGGAACTGATTGCACAGGTGCATGCCTTGCCTATGGAGCAGCAAAAAGAGCACTTTCGGGAGCACTTGCTCCAGTGGATGAGGGGCTATGAACAAACAGACGATATGATGCTAATTGGCTGGAAGCTGTAAGCACAAGTGCCCGGGCAATACTTTTCCTCTCTTTTTTCGTACCTTTGTCGGGTTATAAAATTTTAAATGAACCCGTCATGTCAAACGGATTTTTCAAAGTTCCTTATCCCAAAAACGAACCTGTACTGAACTATGCCCCTGGTTCTCCGGAGCGTAAGGCGCTAAAGGCAGCGCTTGCCGAAATGCGAGAGCAGGAGATGGATGTACCAATGTTCATTGGTGGTGAAGAAGTACGTACAGGAAATAAAAAGAAGCTTAGCCCCCCGCACGACCACCAGCACGTGCTTGGCTTTTTTCACGAAGGCGATACCGAGCATGTGGAGCAGGCCATACAGGCAGCCCTCAATGCCAAAGAATTATGGGAAGGTATGAGCTGGGAGATGCGTGCGAGCATTTTCTTAAAAGCTGCCGACCTGATTGCCGGTCCATACCGGGCCAGGCTGAATGCGGCCACCATGCTGGGGCAGTCAAAAAATGCCTACCAGGCCGAAATAGATTCTGCCTGCGAATTCATAGATTTCCTGCGTTTCAATGTCTACTTCATGAGCGAGCTGTACAAGGTGCAGCCCGAAAGCTCCCCCGGCATCTGGAACCGCACAGAGTACCGTCCGCTGGAAGGCTTTATCTTTGCCCTCACCCCTTTTAACTTTACAGCCATTGCAGGTAACCTGCCTACAGCACCTGCCATGCTGGGCAACACCGTTGTCTGGAAACCTGCCGAAACCCAAATTTATTCTGCCCATGTGCTTATGGAGGTATTCCGTGAGGCAGGCGTACCTGAGGGCGTCATTAACCTGATTTATGTAGACGGACCAAAAGCGGGCGAGGTGGTATTTAAACATCCTGACTTTGCCGGCATCCACTTTACAGGCAGCACCAGTGTATTTCAGATCATCTGGAGAACCATTGGCGAGAACATTGGCCGCTACAAGGGTTACCCGCGTATTGTAGGCGAAACCGGTGGCAAAGACTTTATCCTGGCCCACCACTCTGCCAATGCAAAAGCACTGGCAACGGCTATTACCCGTGGTGCTTTTGAATACCAGGGGCAGAAATGTTCAGCAGCATCGCGCGCCTATGTACCTGCCAACCTCTGGGAGGAGGTGAAAGGATATGTGGTAGAAGACTTAAAGAGCCTGAAAATGGGTGGCGTTGAAGATTTCGGCAACTTTATCAATGCCGTGATTGATGAAAAGTCATTCAACAAAATCAGCAAATACATTGAGGGTGCTAAAAACGATCCGGATGTAGAGCTGGTAGCCGGTGGTAACTACGACAAGAGCAAGGGCTATTTCATTGAGCCTACCATTTTTAAGGTAGAGAATCCAAGCTACACCACAATGTGTGAGGAAATCTTCGGGCCGGTACTGACGGTATATGTATACCAGCCAGAGCGATTCGAGGAGACCCTGGAGCTGGTGGATAAAACCTCTCCCTATGCGCTTACCGGAGCCATTTTCTCGCAAGACCGCTATGCCATAGAGCTGGCTACTAAAAAATTAACGCACGCAGCGGGCAACTACTATATAAACGATAAGCCCACAGGTGCCGTAGTAGGGCAGCAGCCATTTGGTGGCGGCCGTGCATCAGGCACTAACGACAAAGCCGGCGCTCAGCTCAACCTGCTGCGCTGGGTATCTGCCCGCACCATCAAAGAAACCTTTGTACCGCCAGTAGATTACCGTTACCCCTTCCTGGACAAGGACTAGTATTAAGTGCCAAGACAACAAAAGAGCCGCCTCTATAAAAAGAAGCGGCTCTTTTGCATTTTAGTTGTTTTGTATAGAATTTGTATAGAACAAGTATTTTGAAGCGGCATAAATAACACCGGCTGAAGGCTGCTATCCTCGGGAATTCAGTCTCAATACTTAATACTTTGTACTCAATACCTTAGATTAAAACGGCAGGTCATCCTCCTGAATGTCGTTCAGGAAGCTGCCGGTACCTGCCTCTTTGCCGGCCACCTGCATCCAGCTTGGGGGCTCTGCGGTATTGCTGGCAGGTGCGCCTGCCGGCTTGCGGTAGCCACCGTTGGGAGCATCTCCTGCTGGCGCTCCGCTTTCGGCTCCGGCACGCTCCAGGCGCCAGGCCTGCAGGGTGTTAAAATATTGAGTGGCGCCCTGGTTGTTGGTCCAGGCACGGCCGCGGATGTTGAAATGCACATCAACATCTTCACCTACTTTATACTCATCCAGCATATCACAACGATCTTTCACGATCTCAAACTTAATTAACTGCGGATATTGAGGATTATCTGCATATTCAATAACAAACTCGCGTTTGCTGAAACGATCGTTAATGTGCTGGGTATCGAAAATCTCTTTGATCTTACCTC of the Flammeovirgaceae bacterium 311 genome contains:
- a CDS encoding had superfamily (subfamily ia) hydrolase, tigr02254 (COG1011 Predicted hydrolase (HAD superfamily)); translation: MRPLKTTYKYLFFDLDHTLWDHNANSEETLRELYQKYSLEQIGNFCSDSFCQTFDTINRQLWSLNEAGEMGREELRSQRFVRVLEALGSTSHPEWVTVGLDRDYMSICPAKPGLLPYAREVLEYCHKRFPMYVLTNGFSDVQDIKLKAAGIEHFFDGIYTAEDAGAAKPSTIFFDYVLKKINAKPQDCLMVGDNLKADIIGAASAGIDSVFYNPYRRKYNIPVQRDIHCLSELLKIL
- a CDS encoding delta-1-pyrroline-5-carboxylate dehydrogenase, group 1 (COG1012 NAD-dependent aldehyde dehydrogenases), which encodes MSNGFFKVPYPKNEPVLNYAPGSPERKALKAALAEMREQEMDVPMFIGGEEVRTGNKKKLSPPHDHQHVLGFFHEGDTEHVEQAIQAALNAKELWEGMSWEMRASIFLKAADLIAGPYRARLNAATMLGQSKNAYQAEIDSACEFIDFLRFNVYFMSELYKVQPESSPGIWNRTEYRPLEGFIFALTPFNFTAIAGNLPTAPAMLGNTVVWKPAETQIYSAHVLMEVFREAGVPEGVINLIYVDGPKAGEVVFKHPDFAGIHFTGSTSVFQIIWRTIGENIGRYKGYPRIVGETGGKDFILAHHSANAKALATAITRGAFEYQGQKCSAASRAYVPANLWEEVKGYVVEDLKSLKMGGVEDFGNFINAVIDEKSFNKISKYIEGAKNDPDVELVAGGNYDKSKGYFIEPTIFKVENPSYTTMCEEIFGPVLTVYVYQPERFEETLELVDKTSPYALTGAIFSQDRYAIELATKKLTHAAGNYYINDKPTGAVVGQQPFGGGRASGTNDKAGAQLNLLRWVSARTIKETFVPPVDYRYPFLDKD
- a CDS encoding protein serine/threonine phosphatase (COG0457 FOG: TPR repeat): MLLWLFFLPALGQHQKKFEDIERRLIKAKKDTLYIDNLNVLSNEYAISGGKDPLPLARKALHLADSLNYLRGQGVANMNLAIIYDTRGNYHQALEHYLISLRQLRQVNNEDYLSQLLQNLGLFYGTQGNYRKAIEVTKQAADLTYKNHGEKGSSYCWSNLGFYYTEAAEYDSALYFTLKAYETLKTDKDTAGLADVFYNLGNIAWRADENATKALNHCLQALEYYQKPPFEAEAYIACKAFVGFLYLQLNDHAMAEHYLQESLRDAQKNQYRFLMKNIYSWQSRLYADMQVWDKAYDTHMRFFQLHDSIFSEHSANRVEQFKAEYELETREANIELLKKSKIIQEDELERQMLYRNSFMALFALFLLITGVLYKSNTIKNRTNKLLTEQKREIEEKNKAILQQNLLLEEQQKAIASQAQNLNRANHQINRQRQAIEQTAQDLSSSLSYASRIQHAMMPRPVELKAALPDSFIWLNPRDIVSGDFYWFTQLGHKVFLAAIDCTGHGVPGAFLSLIGDVYLNQAILQENIQDAGKILDHLHENVRRTLNQEVSYSQDGMEVGMCVIDLKFREIEFAGARNSLYYCQGGEVHKIGGDRMFIGGLNRTSFSGFTTHKFALDQPASFYLSTDGVRDQFGGEQDKKFGEKRILELIAQVHALPMEQQKEHFREHLLQWMRGYEQTDDMMLIGWKL
- a CDS encoding ZIP family zinc transporter (COG0428 Predicted divalent heavy-metal cations transporter); translated protein: MSIPDWFRELSPVLQALLATLFTWAVTALGASLVFFFNRVAHRVMNLMLGFAAGVMIAASYWSLLAPAIRLSEQNGDTASWFPAAVGFMAGGLFVGLINKVLPHLHPGLEKEEGPQSSLRRSILLVLAITLHNIPEGLAVGVAFGAAAGNFEGATIGGAIALAIGIGLQNFPEGTSVAVPLRREGYTRRRAFWYGQLSGAVEPIAGVLGAWMVIAIQPILPYSLAFAAGAMIYVVVEELIPSAQMEKDKNLATLGALCGFTLMMILDVALG
- a CDS encoding regulatory protein ArsR (COG0640 Predicted transcriptional regulators) — translated: MRLKNFSIQFGAQIFKAVSDEARLRILHLLYRNKEMCISDLELTLDFTQTKTSRHINYLKNAGLLSFRKEELYIFYFVKEEMEDIVRQLIELLEKDPVLKRDLEVYQILHSNRELAVNKLQRRRWMGLPQ
- a CDS encoding TonB-dependent receptor plug (COG4771 Outer membrane receptor for ferrienterochelin and colicins), with the translated sequence MRVLLILCLLVSQLSFAQNTILSGFVKEKGSQEQLAGVNVHISGTQAGTASNAYGFFSIQLPKGQEVEIVFSFVGYHKAVHRITSQKDLVLDIELVPKEQELDVLSVTAEVSPGENYLGHVQLPVEMVKQMPALLGEKDVIKILQLLPSVQRGTEGSTALYVRGGGPGQNLILLDDAQVYNASHLFGFFSTFNGDAIKSVDFWKGAFPARYGGRISSVIDIKMKDGNKEKLAGEGGIGLLSSRLTLEGPIQKGKSSFLVSGRRSYLDLLTKPFMSDDFVTAYRFYDLNLKLNLDHDPKNKFFISGYFGNDKFLNQEEVSRAQSTINAKTDLGWGNSTSSLRWNHIYNNKLFSNTTLLYSYYKFYLNDDFSRSGTNPENLYSSFKSSVTDYALKTDFDYYWSNTHSLKFGATAVHHTYKPRSYASRSDSDSNEESVQQYNNQELGAYLEDTWQPLSKLSVNAGLRLNALISPQQHYILAEPRLMAEYEVFWRIKVQGAYARVNQFVHLLSNTGMGLSTDLWVPATEQAPPEQADQVSIGASKSFKGSGGLSLSVESYRRYLRNIVAYTEGANFLVISEGASEVNWEDNITIGKGLAYGTEVLLRKSRGKLNGWIGYTLSWTIHQFDELNYGKRFYPRQDSRHNISIVGTYELSPKVKLSASWVYGTGNALTVPKAYYYGNYGVQVYARPVMSPDGAIFRFESEQIARVPYYGSRNSFRAEAYHRLDLAVQVHKQKEKWERYWEFGLFNAYSRKNPFYYYLEATNTYDQNHKPTGQKIELKKKSLFPVLPSISYNFKF